One Lacticaseibacillus rhamnosus genomic window carries:
- the rnc gene encoding ribonuclease III, translating to MVASEFVSELRQRYGIEFHDLSLLDEAFTHSSYVNEHKELGLKDNERLEFLGDAVLELTVSDYLYRKFPDKPEGDLTRIRAAAVQTAAFSAFSKEAHFDRYIKLGKGEEKAGARQRLTLLEDLFEAFNGALYLDQGREANIKFAKQIIFPKIDAGEFSADQDHKTALQETLQQNGDVAIVYHLLDEKGPAHERQFHVDVEVEGRVLGTGFGKNKKAAEQAAAKAALARLKK from the coding sequence ATGGTTGCCTCAGAGTTTGTGAGCGAATTGCGTCAACGCTATGGGATTGAGTTTCATGATCTCAGCTTACTGGATGAAGCATTCACGCATTCTTCGTATGTCAATGAACATAAAGAATTAGGACTAAAAGATAACGAACGACTTGAATTTTTAGGTGATGCCGTGCTCGAATTAACGGTTTCAGACTATTTATATCGCAAATTTCCGGATAAACCGGAAGGCGACTTGACCCGAATCCGAGCAGCAGCAGTTCAAACCGCGGCATTTTCCGCTTTTTCAAAAGAAGCTCATTTTGATCGTTATATTAAATTAGGTAAAGGCGAGGAAAAAGCCGGTGCCCGACAACGGTTGACGCTGCTTGAGGATTTGTTTGAAGCTTTTAACGGCGCCTTGTACCTCGATCAAGGGCGGGAAGCTAATATTAAGTTTGCCAAGCAGATTATTTTCCCTAAAATCGATGCGGGTGAGTTTTCGGCCGATCAGGATCATAAAACAGCCTTGCAGGAAACTTTGCAGCAAAATGGTGACGTCGCGATTGTTTATCACCTGTTAGACGAAAAAGGACCCGCGCATGAGCGTCAATTTCACGTTGATGTTGAAGTTGAAGGCCGCGTTTTGGGCACGGGGTTTGGCAAGAACAAAAAAGCAGCGGAACAAGCTGCAGCTAAGGCGGCTTTGGCCCGTCTTAAAAAGTGA
- a CDS encoding oligopeptide ABC transporter substrate-binding protein → MKKRSVLGMITLATALSITLVACGNKSSNSSSSTANKSVKFPVSYNNTAKAIKGGNVNVAVVNDSPFKGVFNEELYTDQYDYDYMTPAAESLFGTNSTFKFNNQGAATLKQDNSAKTITVTIKPNVKWSDGQPVVARDLVYAYEIMANKATKSQRYTESLQNIEGLTEYHDGKADTISGLTMPKGDNGNTMVIHFKQMKPSFNTSGNGYFLESAAPYHYLHDVAFDKLESSDKVRKQPLFFGPYKISKVVAGQSVEYTPNQYYWKGKPSLSKITFENVSSASITSALKNHKYDIVYGMPSDSYSDWKNISGYTNLGHQSLAYNYLGFKLGKWDDKKSENVYDPNSKMANKSLRQAMGYALNNDQVAAKFYNGTRSRATTLIPPVFGKDVHADIDGYDLNIDKANSLLDKAGYKKGKDGYRTDPKGKKLTIYFATMAGGSTAQPLAQDYIQQWKKIGLRVKLTTGRPIEFNSFYDKVQNDSKGIDVYAAAWSLSSDPSPMDLFSQKAPFNYTRFVSAKNTKLLNDIDSQKAMDPAYRAKALKAWQKYANDEAFVIPTLYRQEIFPVNKRVKNASVDYASAKYLNWSKMTVTSNSRATK, encoded by the coding sequence ATGAAAAAGCGTTCTGTGCTCGGAATGATCACGCTCGCTACCGCTTTATCAATCACCTTGGTAGCCTGTGGCAATAAGAGCTCGAACTCCAGCTCAAGTACAGCTAATAAGAGTGTGAAGTTCCCAGTTTCTTATAATAACACTGCAAAGGCAATCAAAGGCGGTAATGTCAATGTGGCTGTCGTCAATGACTCTCCATTTAAGGGGGTCTTTAACGAAGAGTTGTACACTGATCAATACGATTATGATTACATGACACCTGCAGCTGAGTCTTTGTTTGGCACCAACAGTACCTTTAAGTTTAACAATCAGGGTGCTGCGACTCTCAAGCAAGATAACAGTGCGAAAACAATCACGGTGACTATCAAACCAAATGTTAAGTGGTCGGATGGTCAGCCGGTTGTTGCCCGTGATTTGGTTTATGCTTATGAAATCATGGCTAACAAAGCGACTAAGAGTCAGCGGTACACCGAGTCGCTTCAGAATATTGAGGGGTTGACCGAGTATCATGACGGCAAAGCGGATACTATTTCTGGTTTAACGATGCCTAAGGGTGATAATGGTAATACCATGGTGATTCACTTTAAGCAGATGAAGCCGTCATTTAACACTTCTGGGAACGGGTACTTCCTTGAAAGTGCTGCGCCATATCATTACTTACATGATGTTGCGTTTGACAAACTGGAATCCAGTGATAAGGTTCGTAAACAACCATTGTTCTTTGGTCCTTATAAGATCAGTAAAGTTGTCGCTGGACAAAGCGTTGAATACACACCGAACCAATACTATTGGAAGGGCAAGCCGAGTCTTTCAAAGATTACATTTGAAAATGTTTCATCTGCTTCAATCACCTCAGCTTTAAAGAACCACAAGTATGATATCGTTTATGGCATGCCTTCCGACAGTTATAGTGACTGGAAGAACATTAGTGGTTACACGAATCTGGGTCATCAAAGCCTTGCTTATAATTACCTTGGTTTCAAACTCGGTAAATGGGATGATAAGAAGAGCGAAAACGTTTATGATCCAAATTCGAAGATGGCCAACAAGAGTCTTCGTCAGGCAATGGGCTATGCGTTGAACAACGATCAAGTCGCGGCCAAGTTCTATAACGGTACGCGGTCTCGTGCAACGACATTGATCCCACCTGTTTTTGGTAAAGATGTTCACGCTGATATCGATGGCTATGATTTGAACATTGACAAGGCTAATAGCTTGCTGGATAAAGCAGGTTATAAGAAGGGCAAAGATGGCTATCGAACCGATCCTAAAGGCAAGAAGTTAACGATTTACTTTGCAACCATGGCTGGCGGTTCAACGGCGCAACCATTGGCACAGGATTATATCCAGCAGTGGAAGAAGATCGGTCTGCGCGTCAAGCTGACAACCGGTCGTCCAATCGAGTTTAATTCCTTCTATGACAAGGTTCAAAATGATTCCAAGGGTATTGATGTTTATGCTGCTGCTTGGAGCCTCTCTTCTGATCCTTCACCAATGGACTTGTTCTCACAGAAAGCACCGTTTAACTACACTCGGTTCGTTTCTGCTAAAAACACCAAGTTGCTGAATGATATTGATAGTCAAAAAGCAATGGATCCTGCCTACCGTGCTAAGGCTTTGAAGGCATGGCAGAAATATGCTAACGATGAAGCATTTGTCATCCCTACGCTTTATCGTCAGGAAATCTTCCCTGTTAATAAACGTGTGAAGAATGCGAGTGTTGACTATGCTTCAGCGAAGTACCTGAACTGGAGTAAAATGACGGTTACAAGTAATAGCCGTGCAACAAAGTAA
- a CDS encoding ABC transporter permease: protein MQNNANEVATDTTKIEQSPSNFKVILNEFRKDKVAVVSLFLAVTIILAAFIGSMLFNVGGATEVNILDRYMAPGTGGYILGTDEGGRDMFKYLFFAARNSITIGISVALIIEFVGVVLGTISGYFGGLVDAVIMRFVDFMMIIPSLLVIIVLVTIIPQYNVITIILIMAAFYWMTTTRLMRSLVLSEARSEYVMASKTSGTSNLKIMFTGVLPNISSLIITDLTLTIASSIGIETALSFLGFGLPMETPSLGTLIGYASNPDLIFNRWWVWFPAVLVLLTLSLSINFVGQAMRRAADSRQRRG from the coding sequence ATGCAAAATAATGCGAATGAGGTGGCGACAGATACCACCAAAATTGAACAATCACCTTCTAACTTCAAGGTGATTCTGAATGAATTCCGAAAAGATAAAGTTGCTGTGGTTTCGCTTTTTCTCGCTGTAACGATTATACTTGCTGCGTTTATTGGCTCGATGCTCTTTAATGTTGGTGGCGCTACTGAGGTCAACATTTTGGATCGGTACATGGCTCCGGGGACAGGCGGCTATATTCTCGGTACCGATGAAGGCGGACGCGATATGTTCAAATATCTTTTCTTCGCTGCCCGTAACTCGATTACCATCGGGATTTCGGTTGCTTTGATTATTGAGTTTGTCGGGGTTGTGCTGGGAACAATCTCCGGGTACTTTGGCGGCCTGGTTGATGCTGTCATCATGCGGTTTGTTGACTTTATGATGATCATTCCATCTTTATTGGTCATCATTGTTTTGGTTACTATTATTCCGCAATACAACGTCATCACCATTATTCTCATCATGGCGGCCTTTTATTGGATGACGACAACGCGATTAATGCGGTCACTAGTGTTGTCTGAAGCGCGAAGTGAATATGTTATGGCGTCAAAAACGTCAGGGACATCGAATCTTAAAATTATGTTTACCGGTGTCTTGCCAAATATCAGTTCTTTGATTATTACGGACTTGACGCTGACAATTGCCAGTTCCATCGGGATCGAAACGGCGTTGTCTTTCTTGGGCTTTGGTTTGCCCATGGAAACTCCTAGTTTAGGGACACTGATTGGATACGCGTCAAACCCGGATTTGATTTTTAATCGCTGGTGGGTTTGGTTTCCAGCAGTATTGGTTCTGTTAACTTTGTCGTTATCAATTAATTTTGTCGGTCAAGCGATGCGACGGGCAGCCGATTCGCGGCAACGGCGTGGTTGA
- the opp4B gene encoding oligopeptide ABC transporter permease has protein sequence MWKTILRRILIMIPQLILLSVLVFVLSKMMPGDPLAGNFSQGQSAAQMAALRQQYGLNDPWYIQYVKWIGNMFHGDLGQSFVYKRSVTGLIGERAANTFWLALLSTVILYVIAIPAGVIAGRYEGSKRDSAISIASFILMAVPPFVFYLLGLIFFGFFLQWFPTGGSVSSTYNPGTLGYVWDRIYHMILPALVSGIITTSSTIQYLRTGVIDNTHQDFVRTARSKGVPDRVIFNKHILRNSLLPIAAFMGNQITMLLGGSVILETVFSYPGMGQLFVSSMTSRDYPVVISLVLLFGFLTLLGNLLSDIIMSIVDPRIRIE, from the coding sequence ATGTGGAAAACAATTCTACGCCGGATCTTAATCATGATCCCGCAGTTGATTTTACTGAGTGTGTTAGTCTTTGTCCTATCCAAAATGATGCCGGGCGATCCATTGGCAGGTAATTTTTCGCAAGGACAAAGTGCTGCTCAGATGGCGGCATTACGGCAACAGTATGGATTAAATGATCCATGGTACATTCAGTATGTGAAGTGGATCGGTAATATGTTCCATGGTGATTTAGGTCAAAGTTTTGTTTACAAACGTTCGGTGACTGGTTTGATCGGCGAACGTGCGGCGAACACGTTTTGGCTGGCTTTGTTATCAACCGTCATTCTATACGTCATTGCAATCCCTGCAGGCGTGATTGCAGGTCGTTATGAAGGAAGCAAACGCGACTCTGCTATCTCGATTGCTTCCTTCATCTTGATGGCGGTTCCGCCGTTTGTTTTCTATCTTTTGGGCCTTATTTTCTTCGGGTTCTTCCTTCAGTGGTTCCCGACCGGTGGTAGCGTGTCGTCCACTTATAATCCCGGTACTTTGGGCTATGTCTGGGATCGGATATATCATATGATTTTACCTGCGCTGGTTTCCGGGATTATCACGACATCGAGTACGATTCAGTATCTGCGGACCGGCGTTATTGATAACACCCATCAGGATTTTGTTCGAACCGCAAGATCAAAAGGGGTTCCAGACCGCGTTATCTTCAATAAACATATTTTGCGTAATTCCTTATTGCCGATTGCGGCGTTTATGGGTAACCAAATCACGATGTTACTTGGCGGGTCGGTTATTTTGGAAACGGTCTTTAGTTATCCGGGAATGGGACAGCTTTTTGTATCATCTATGACCAGCCGTGACTATCCGGTCGTTATATCGTTAGTGTTGCTATTCGGATTCTTGACGTTACTTGGTAATTTGTTATCTGATATCATCATGAGTATCGTGGATCCGCGGATTCGGATTGAATAG
- a CDS encoding ABC transporter ATP-binding protein, with product MAMIEVKNLKIHYPIRSGFFNRVTDHVLAVDGINFDIEQGETYGLIGESGSGKSTTGKAIVGLEPVTSGSIIYKGEDITKRSVRKRLQYNKDVQMIFQDSLSSLNPRKRIEDIIAEPIRNFQNLTKDEERHRVQELLDIVGMPSDALYKYPHEFSGGQRQRIGVARAMATNPKLIIADEPVSALDLSVQAQVLNFMKRIQEEYNISYLFISHDLGVVKHMCKKMAIMHRGRFVEIGTREDIYQHPQHIYTKRLLSAIPDVNPDDRAQNKEHRREVERIFKEEESKYYSKEGRVLDLQKISDTHYVALPDSSMKGVHD from the coding sequence ATGGCAATGATTGAGGTAAAAAATTTAAAAATCCACTATCCGATCCGTTCGGGTTTTTTTAATCGTGTAACTGATCATGTGTTAGCCGTTGATGGTATCAATTTCGATATTGAGCAAGGCGAAACATATGGCTTAATCGGCGAATCGGGCTCGGGTAAGTCAACCACTGGTAAAGCGATTGTCGGGCTTGAACCGGTTACTTCCGGATCGATTATCTACAAAGGTGAAGATATTACCAAACGCAGCGTGCGAAAACGGCTGCAATATAATAAAGACGTGCAGATGATTTTTCAGGACTCCTTGTCTAGTTTAAATCCGCGCAAACGAATTGAGGACATTATCGCCGAGCCGATTCGTAATTTCCAGAATTTGACTAAAGATGAGGAACGGCATCGGGTTCAGGAACTACTTGATATTGTCGGCATGCCAAGCGATGCATTGTATAAATACCCTCATGAGTTTTCTGGTGGACAGCGGCAACGAATCGGTGTTGCTCGGGCGATGGCAACGAATCCTAAGCTGATTATTGCCGATGAACCGGTATCAGCGCTAGATTTGTCGGTTCAAGCTCAAGTTCTCAACTTCATGAAGCGGATTCAGGAAGAATATAATATTTCTTACTTGTTCATTTCCCATGACTTAGGCGTTGTTAAGCATATGTGTAAGAAGATGGCGATTATGCATCGTGGTCGCTTTGTCGAAATCGGTACTCGGGAAGACATTTATCAGCACCCGCAACATATTTATACCAAGCGTCTTTTGTCAGCCATTCCGGATGTTAATCCTGATGATCGTGCGCAAAACAAGGAACATCGCCGGGAAGTGGAACGCATTTTCAAAGAAGAAGAATCTAAATATTATTCCAAAGAAGGCCGCGTTTTGGATCTCCAGAAGATTTCCGATACACATTACGTTGCGCTGCCAGATTCATCCATGAAGGGAGTGCATGATTAA
- a CDS encoding ABC transporter ATP-binding protein: protein MDKPEDLLLDVQHLHTGFRLGDAFYDAVDDVSITLRKDEILAIVGESGSGKSTLATSIIGLHDPRNTKVTGDILYNNLNLVGLNETLFDRIRGKDIGMIFQDPLAALNPLMRIGEQIEETLVYHTKMNKEQREQRVLELLSQVGIPNPERTARSYPHELSGGMRQRIVIAIAIACKPPIIIADEPTTALDVTIQAQILDLLEDIQREMHSGIILITHDLGVVAETADRVAVMYAGQIVESGSVMDVFKHPTHPYTRSLLRSMPQADSDDDELHVIQGVVPSLKNMQMEGCRFAPRIPWIPESAHEEHPTMHEVAPDHFVQCTCYKDFYFPDDKQAAGKGE, encoded by the coding sequence TTGGATAAACCTGAAGACTTATTATTGGATGTGCAACATTTGCACACCGGATTCAGACTTGGAGATGCTTTTTACGATGCTGTCGATGATGTCAGCATCACGTTACGAAAAGATGAGATTTTGGCGATCGTAGGTGAGTCGGGTTCTGGTAAGAGTACCTTGGCAACCAGTATCATTGGCCTGCATGATCCACGTAACACAAAGGTCACTGGTGATATTTTGTACAATAACCTAAACCTAGTTGGCTTAAACGAAACGCTTTTTGATCGAATTCGTGGTAAAGATATTGGCATGATTTTCCAGGATCCCTTGGCTGCTTTGAACCCATTGATGCGTATTGGCGAGCAGATTGAAGAGACGCTTGTCTACCACACCAAGATGAACAAGGAACAACGCGAACAACGGGTTTTGGAATTGCTGAGTCAAGTCGGCATTCCTAATCCGGAGCGGACAGCACGCTCCTATCCGCATGAACTGTCCGGCGGGATGCGTCAGCGGATTGTCATTGCAATTGCGATTGCCTGCAAGCCGCCGATTATCATTGCTGATGAACCAACCACCGCATTGGACGTGACGATTCAGGCTCAAATTCTTGATCTGCTTGAAGATATTCAGCGGGAAATGCATTCAGGCATTATTTTAATTACCCATGATTTAGGTGTGGTGGCAGAAACGGCTGATCGAGTTGCCGTGATGTATGCCGGGCAGATTGTCGAAAGCGGCTCGGTGATGGATGTTTTCAAGCACCCGACTCACCCGTATACGCGCAGTCTTTTGCGCTCCATGCCTCAAGCGGATTCTGATGATGACGAATTGCACGTGATCCAAGGCGTGGTGCCGTCACTGAAGAATATGCAGATGGAAGGATGCCGCTTTGCTCCTCGAATTCCATGGATTCCGGAATCGGCACACGAAGAACATCCGACCATGCATGAAGTCGCACCGGATCATTTTGTTCAGTGTACTTGCTACAAGGACTTCTATTTCCCGGATGACAAACAAGCGGCTGGAAAAGGTGAGTAA
- the acpP gene encoding acyl carrier protein, whose amino-acid sequence MSEDEIYQKIAGLIQDHFQLSPDKISPSLNFKEDLDADSIDIVEFVLELEDAFGSEIPDDDAENIKTVQDAVDYIKAHQK is encoded by the coding sequence ATGAGTGAAGACGAAATTTATCAAAAGATTGCCGGCTTGATTCAGGATCACTTTCAACTAAGTCCTGATAAGATCAGCCCGAGTTTGAACTTTAAAGAAGATCTTGATGCAGATTCGATTGACATTGTGGAATTCGTTTTGGAACTAGAGGATGCCTTTGGTTCAGAAATTCCGGATGACGATGCAGAAAATATCAAGACAGTTCAAGATGCCGTCGATTATATCAAGGCGCATCAAAAATAA
- the plsX gene encoding phosphate acyltransferase PlsX, with the protein MKIAVDAMGGDHAPEVVIAGVEKARDHDANLEFLLYGDEAKIKPLIHNQDRLTIIHTAEKINSDDEPVRAIRRKKQASMVLAAQAVKQGEAAAMVSLGSTGALLAAGLFIIGRIRAIERPGLLPTLPTVDGKGFVMLDVGANAENRPYHLLQYAIMGSYYAKDVRGVANPRVGLLNNGTEANKGDKLHQEAHDLLAAAPGINFVGNVESSNILNGPADVVVTDGFTGNATLKAIEGTVRTVMHMLKGAIYDGGVSGKLGGLFLKNNLKSMAKTFDISSYGGAVLLGLKAPLIKAHGAADADTVYYTLLQTATMVKNGTVAKLADYFDAHPEIVEAKTTEKA; encoded by the coding sequence ATGAAAATTGCAGTAGATGCAATGGGCGGCGATCATGCCCCCGAAGTTGTGATTGCCGGCGTTGAAAAAGCGCGTGACCATGATGCCAATTTAGAATTCCTGCTTTACGGTGATGAAGCTAAGATTAAGCCGCTGATTCACAATCAAGATCGGCTAACGATTATTCACACTGCCGAAAAAATCAATAGTGATGATGAACCGGTGCGCGCCATTCGCCGAAAGAAACAAGCCTCGATGGTGCTGGCAGCTCAGGCAGTCAAACAAGGTGAAGCAGCGGCGATGGTTTCGCTCGGATCCACCGGGGCGCTGCTTGCAGCCGGACTGTTTATCATCGGTCGAATCCGCGCCATTGAACGTCCGGGCTTGCTGCCAACGCTGCCGACAGTCGATGGAAAAGGCTTTGTCATGCTCGATGTTGGCGCCAATGCCGAAAACCGTCCGTATCATCTATTGCAATATGCCATTATGGGTAGCTACTATGCCAAAGACGTGCGGGGCGTGGCCAATCCGCGCGTTGGCCTGCTCAATAACGGTACGGAGGCAAACAAAGGCGATAAGTTGCATCAGGAGGCGCATGATCTTTTGGCCGCCGCTCCGGGGATTAACTTTGTCGGGAATGTTGAATCCAGTAACATTTTGAACGGCCCGGCTGACGTGGTGGTGACCGATGGCTTTACTGGAAATGCGACCTTAAAAGCGATCGAAGGCACCGTACGCACGGTCATGCATATGCTAAAGGGCGCGATTTATGACGGCGGCGTTTCCGGCAAATTAGGCGGTTTGTTCCTGAAAAACAATCTGAAATCCATGGCCAAAACATTTGATATTTCGTCATATGGAGGGGCAGTTTTGCTGGGTCTCAAAGCACCCTTAATTAAAGCCCATGGCGCTGCTGATGCCGACACCGTCTACTACACGTTATTGCAAACAGCAACGATGGTTAAAAACGGCACCGTTGCTAAACTTGCCGATTACTTTGATGCCCACCCGGAAATTGTCGAAGCGAAAACTACTGAGAAAGCGTAG
- the recG gene encoding ATP-dependent DNA helicase RecG, which produces MALTDPVRVLPGVGPKREEGLASLGIHTVGDVLFYFPFRYDDLKVKDLAEAADQEKLTIKGVVVADPVISRFGPHRSRVNVKLQVERSVILVTFYNQPWLKDRFQMGDEAAVFGKWDAQRRSLTGMKILATQSQDQPSMAAIYTVNKNVRMGTLLELIKAAWARDHQNIHDLIPASIRAHYRLMSDEQLVHGMHFPDTQQEAKAARRSGVFREFFLFQLQIQALKQLNDNANNGLAIPYDNQALRALIATLPFSLTNAQKRVVNEICADMRRPNHMNRLLQGDVGSGKTIVAAIVLYAAVTAGYQAALMVPTEVLAEQHFAKLEALFADFPVKLGLLTGSTTAKKRREMLAELRDGTLNLIIGTHALIQKGVDFKALGLVVIDEQHRFGVNQRKILQEKGQKPDLLSMTATPIPRTLAITAYGEMDVSTIDELPAGRKPITTTWLRKNQVGQVYRLIRSQVQAGSQVFAITPLIAESEKVDLQNAEQLFADMQKAVGDVGQVALLHGKMKPDEKDQIMRAFSHGDIAVLVSTTVVEVGVDVPNATVMAIFDADRFGLSQLHQLRGRVGRGNKAAQCLLIADPKNEQGIARMQIMTKTNDGFLLAQKDLEMRGSGDIFGDKQSGLPEFKVADPVGDFPTLEVAQQIVAKIFKTDPHLLAPEHQPLAAYLAASRMMQGSLD; this is translated from the coding sequence ATGGCGCTCACGGATCCGGTTCGGGTTTTACCTGGTGTAGGGCCAAAACGAGAAGAAGGATTGGCCAGTCTCGGTATTCATACCGTGGGCGACGTCCTTTTTTATTTTCCGTTTCGCTACGACGATCTTAAAGTCAAAGATCTTGCTGAGGCAGCTGATCAGGAAAAACTGACGATTAAAGGTGTCGTGGTGGCTGATCCGGTTATCAGCCGCTTTGGTCCGCATCGCAGCCGGGTGAACGTTAAATTGCAAGTCGAACGCAGCGTGATTTTGGTGACCTTCTATAATCAGCCATGGTTAAAAGATCGGTTCCAAATGGGCGATGAAGCTGCGGTTTTTGGTAAGTGGGATGCTCAGCGGCGCAGTCTTACCGGGATGAAGATTCTGGCGACTCAGTCTCAGGATCAACCGTCAATGGCGGCGATTTATACGGTGAATAAAAATGTTCGTATGGGCACCTTGCTGGAGCTAATCAAGGCGGCGTGGGCACGGGATCATCAAAATATCCATGACTTGATTCCGGCTAGTATCCGCGCGCACTATCGTCTGATGTCTGACGAACAACTGGTCCATGGCATGCATTTTCCGGATACGCAGCAGGAAGCCAAAGCAGCCCGGCGCAGCGGTGTTTTCCGGGAGTTCTTCCTGTTTCAGCTACAGATTCAGGCGTTGAAACAGTTGAACGACAATGCCAATAACGGCCTGGCGATTCCGTATGATAACCAGGCGTTGCGGGCGTTGATTGCAACCTTGCCATTTTCGCTGACGAATGCCCAAAAGCGTGTGGTTAACGAAATCTGTGCCGATATGCGCCGACCCAATCACATGAATCGCCTATTACAAGGAGATGTCGGTAGCGGGAAAACCATTGTTGCCGCCATCGTTTTATACGCTGCGGTGACTGCGGGCTATCAAGCAGCACTGATGGTACCCACTGAAGTGCTTGCAGAACAGCATTTTGCCAAACTGGAGGCATTATTTGCTGATTTTCCTGTCAAGTTGGGATTGCTAACAGGATCGACCACGGCAAAAAAACGGCGGGAAATGTTGGCAGAATTGCGCGATGGCACCTTGAATTTAATCATTGGCACGCATGCTTTGATTCAAAAAGGCGTTGATTTTAAAGCGCTTGGCTTAGTTGTCATTGATGAACAGCACCGTTTTGGGGTTAACCAACGAAAAATTCTGCAGGAGAAAGGGCAAAAGCCGGATCTCCTGTCAATGACAGCGACGCCCATTCCGCGAACGTTAGCAATCACGGCTTATGGTGAAATGGACGTTTCAACGATTGACGAACTACCCGCCGGACGGAAGCCGATTACGACCACTTGGCTGCGTAAGAATCAGGTAGGACAGGTTTATCGACTGATTCGCAGTCAGGTGCAAGCCGGCAGTCAGGTTTTTGCCATCACGCCGCTGATTGCCGAATCTGAAAAGGTCGATTTGCAAAACGCCGAGCAGCTCTTTGCGGATATGCAAAAAGCCGTGGGGGATGTGGGGCAAGTTGCCTTGCTTCACGGCAAAATGAAGCCGGATGAGAAAGATCAAATCATGCGCGCTTTTAGCCATGGCGACATTGCAGTGTTAGTTTCCACAACCGTTGTCGAAGTGGGCGTGGATGTGCCGAACGCAACGGTGATGGCGATTTTTGACGCTGATCGTTTTGGCTTATCCCAACTGCATCAGCTCAGGGGTCGAGTAGGGCGTGGCAATAAGGCCGCCCAATGTTTGTTGATTGCCGATCCAAAAAATGAACAGGGGATTGCACGAATGCAAATCATGACCAAGACCAATGACGGCTTTTTATTAGCTCAAAAAGACTTGGAAATGCGTGGTTCCGGTGATATTTTTGGTGATAAGCAATCAGGCTTGCCGGAATTTAAAGTGGCCGATCCGGTCGGAGACTTTCCGACTCTGGAAGTGGCTCAACAGATTGTTGCTAAAATTTTTAAAACTGATCCTCACTTGCTGGCACCGGAGCATCAACCGTTAGCGGCATACTTAGCTGCGAGTCGCATGATGCAAGGCAGTTTGGATTAA